The DNA segment CAGATGTTTTCCAGTTCATGGTGTGTACGCCTCGATGGTTGGAGGAAAACTATAAGAAGGAGAAGGTGGTTTCCTTAAGGGGGTATATAATCGTGTTTCGCTACGACTTACATGAGATTATTAGCTGGATAGATAACTTGATCGATAAGGCGACCGGAGATGACTGGGAGTCGATTGCGAAGTGGATCGGGCGGTATGGACTCTGGGAGTTTGAAGACTTTAATAAGCATTCAGTTCTACCTTAAGGAGGTGTATTTTGAGGATGGTAGGAAGAAACTTTTCAACGGGAGTTGAGATTCCCGATA comes from the Lujinxingia sediminis genome and includes:
- a CDS encoding Imm8 family immunity protein, which gives rise to MKAALIHYHSPDADDLDSWEPEQSDCFGFLLEVKIGISFEKGADVFQFMVCTPRWLEENYKKEKVVSLRGYIIVFRYDLHEIISWIDNLIDKATGDDWESIAKWIGRYGLWEFEDFNKHSVLP